CGGCAGGGTCCTATGTAGGAGCAAAAGATATTAAATTTTGCGTTGTAAGATATGGGAATGTTGTCGGAAGCAGAGGCAGCGTTATTCCTTTCTTTTTGGATCTAACAAAACAAGGTGTAAAAGAGCTTCCCGTGACGGATGACAAGATGACAAGATTCTGGATTACTTTAGAGCAGAGCGTGGATTTAGTCTTTGAAGCGTTAAATAATTCTATGGGGGGAGGAATATTTATACCTAAAATTCCAAGTATGAGTGTGGTAACGCTTGCAGAAGCAATTTCCGGAAAGAAGGCATATAAAGTAATAGGGATAAGGCCGGGTGAAAAAATACACGAAACTCTCATAAATGAAGACGAAGGTAGAAATACGGTAGATATGGGGAAGTATTTTATAATAGTGCCACAATTCGAGTTTGAAATAAAAGGACATAAGTATAATACGAAAACGTCTAAAATTCCGGATAATTTTGTGTATAAGAGCGACACTAATGATAAATGGTTATCTCTGGGAGAATTAAGAAAGATGATAAAGTATGTTGGGAGAGAAAAATGATTCCCTATGGAAGACAATTTGTAGAAAAAGACGACATTGAAGAAGTCGTAAAGGTTTTAAAGTCTGATTTTCTAACTCAGGGACCAAAGATAGAAGAGTTTGAAAGAGATCTATCCAAATATTGTGGGTGTAAATACGCCGTTGTTTTTAACTCCGGGACGTCTGCTCTGCATGGAGCATATTTTTCCCTGGGATTAAAAAAAGGATTTGAGTTTATTACATCTCCTAATACTTTTGTTGCTACATCTAATGCCGGTATTTATGTTGGATTAAATCCTGTTTTTGTAGATATCGAAAAAGATACCGGGAATATGGATGTGCTAAAAGTAGAAAAAAGTATTACCCCAAAGACAAAAGTAATTGTGCCTATTCATTACGCCGGACATCCTGCGAATATGGAAAAACTTTATAAGATAGCCCGGAAAAATAAACTTCATATAATAGAAGATGCCTGTCATTCATTGGGAGCGAAATATAAGGGAGAGAAAATTGGGAGTTGTAAATATTCGGATATGGCCGTTTTAAGTTTTCATCCCGTCAAACATATCACAACGGGAGAAGGCGGGGCAGTTTTGACGAATAATAAGAAATATTTCGAGAAATTAAAAATGTTTAGAAGCCATGGTATTACAAAGGAAAACTTTGTAAACAAAAGTGCCGGGGGCTGGTATTACGAGATGCAGTTTTTAGGGTATAATTATCGGATGACAGACATACAGGCAGCATTGGGAATATCGCAGTTAAAGAAATTAAATAAATTCGTAGAAAAAAGAAGGGCAATAGTAGCATTATATGAGAAGGCATTAAAAAATAATCCATATTTCGACATACCTGTAGAAAAAGGATACGCATACTCGTCATATCATTTATACCCTATACGGTTAAAAGATAAATATAAAAACAAGCGGGAAGATATTTTTTCCAGAATGAGAAAGATAGGATTAGGAGTGCAGGTACATTATATACCTGTACATTGGCAGCCATATTATAAAGGGCTGGGATTTAAGAAAG
Above is a genomic segment from bacterium containing:
- the pseB gene encoding UDP-N-acetylglucosamine 4,6-dehydratase (inverting), yielding MLNDKIILITGGTGSFGKKFTEVVFKKYKPKKVIIFSRDEFKQYEMAKIFPENKYPIRFFIGDIREKERLVRAFEGVDYIIHAAALKQVPALEYNPFEAVKTNILGAQNIVEAVIETNVKKVIALSTDKAVNPINLYGATKLAMEKIFVAAGSYVGAKDIKFCVVRYGNVVGSRGSVIPFFLDLTKQGVKELPVTDDKMTRFWITLEQSVDLVFEALNNSMGGGIFIPKIPSMSVVTLAEAISGKKAYKVIGIRPGEKIHETLINEDEGRNTVDMGKYFIIVPQFEFEIKGHKYNTKTSKIPDNFVYKSDTNDKWLSLGELRKMIKYVGREK
- the pseC gene encoding UDP-4-amino-4,6-dideoxy-N-acetyl-beta-L-altrosamine transaminase, translating into MIPYGRQFVEKDDIEEVVKVLKSDFLTQGPKIEEFERDLSKYCGCKYAVVFNSGTSALHGAYFSLGLKKGFEFITSPNTFVATSNAGIYVGLNPVFVDIEKDTGNMDVLKVEKSITPKTKVIVPIHYAGHPANMEKLYKIARKNKLHIIEDACHSLGAKYKGEKIGSCKYSDMAVLSFHPVKHITTGEGGAVLTNNKKYFEKLKMFRSHGITKENFVNKSAGGWYYEMQFLGYNYRMTDIQAALGISQLKKLNKFVEKRRAIVALYEKALKNNPYFDIPVEKGYAYSSYHLYPIRLKDKYKNKREDIFSRMRKIGLGVQVHYIPVHWQPYYKGLGFKKGMCPVAEDFYQREISIPLYPSMKKEDIQYVIEKVVDVFKEN